One segment of Oscillospiraceae bacterium MB08-C2-2 DNA contains the following:
- a CDS encoding stage V sporulation T C-terminal domain-containing protein: protein MKATGIVRRIDDLGRVVIPKEIRRTMRIREGDPLEIYTDNDGEVIFKKYSPLGELGSFSSQYAEVLYRTGGFPVVVCDRDHVISVAGIPKKELLERRVSSNLEDNMEQRKTFVHEAADSPRLQPVEGVDRYALAGAPIITSGDVCGSIMFLSNENSDLATKTEIKLITTAAAFLGKQMEE from the coding sequence ATGAAAGCAACAGGAATCGTGCGAAGAATTGATGATCTGGGCCGTGTTGTAATACCTAAAGAAATCCGCCGCACCATGCGCATCCGGGAGGGCGACCCTCTGGAAATCTACACAGACAACGATGGCGAAGTCATCTTTAAAAAATATTCCCCTCTGGGCGAACTGGGATCTTTTTCCAGTCAATATGCGGAGGTGCTTTACCGCACCGGGGGATTCCCCGTGGTGGTTTGCGACCGGGATCATGTCATCTCAGTAGCCGGTATTCCCAAAAAAGAGCTGCTGGAGCGCCGTGTATCCTCCAATCTGGAGGATAATATGGAACAGCGCAAGACTTTTGTCCACGAAGCGGCAGATTCCCCCCGCCTCCAGCCTGTAGAGGGCGTAGATCGCTATGCCTTGGCTGGGGCTCCCATTATCACCTCTGGGGATGTGTGCGGCTCCATTATGTTTCTGTCCAACGAAAATTCCGATCTTGCAACCAAAACCGAAATCAAGCTGATTACCACGGCCGCCGCTTTTCTCGGAAAGCAGATGGAGGAATAG
- the rimP gene encoding ribosome maturation factor RimP, whose translation MAREHKETTVQIAARLVQPIVEERGLILWDVRYEKEGNGWYLRYFIDKEGGVDINDCEAVSKAVDPLLDEADPVSQSYTLEVCSPGLERSLIKDWHFQKYIGAPVMLRLIRPVEGIRDFKGTLLSKQEDEITIELEPELTMTVQKGEVAYIKLDDFEIGGNNR comes from the coding sequence TTGGCCAGAGAACACAAGGAAACTACGGTGCAGATAGCGGCCCGTCTGGTTCAGCCTATTGTGGAAGAACGAGGGCTGATTTTGTGGGATGTTCGCTACGAAAAAGAGGGCAACGGCTGGTATTTGCGCTATTTTATAGATAAAGAGGGCGGCGTTGATATCAATGACTGCGAGGCGGTGAGCAAGGCGGTGGATCCCTTGCTGGATGAGGCCGACCCGGTCAGCCAGAGTTATACGCTGGAGGTTTGCTCCCCGGGGCTGGAGCGCTCGCTTATCAAGGATTGGCATTTTCAAAAGTATATCGGTGCGCCGGTTATGCTGCGCCTGATTCGGCCGGTGGAGGGAATCCGGGATTTCAAAGGCACCCTTCTTTCCAAGCAGGAGGATGAAATTACCATTGAGCTGGAGCCGGAGCTGACCATGACAGTGCAAAAGGGCGAGGTTGCCTATATTAAATTGGACGATTTTGAAATTGGAGGAAACAATCGATGA
- the nusA gene encoding transcription termination factor NusA yields MNTEFFDALTLLEKEKGIPADYLLERIKNAIAIAVKRDVGGGEDAVVEIDPDSGRFYVAYRKTVVEQVEEPSVEILLEEARKYNKRAEVGGTVEIPMETKKFGRIAAQTAKHVIRQGIREGERDQLLHEYQSRQNDIVSAIVLRSDERRGNITLEIGKSEAILPKSEQVPTETFRDGERIRVYVVDVASGDKGPRLMISRTHPGLVKRLFEMQVPEIYDGTVEIRAIAREAGSRTKIAVWSKDENVDAVGACIGPKGTRVSDIVDELGGEKIDVVKYSEDPQELVAAALSPAQVIAVEIEDLEQRSCKVTVPDHQLSLAIGNKGQNARLAARLTGWKIDIRPESGFFGEE; encoded by the coding sequence ATGAACACCGAATTTTTTGACGCGTTGACCCTTCTTGAAAAGGAGAAGGGGATACCGGCGGATTATCTGCTGGAGCGGATCAAAAATGCTATCGCAATTGCGGTGAAGCGGGATGTGGGCGGCGGCGAGGATGCAGTGGTGGAAATTGACCCGGATTCGGGCCGTTTTTATGTAGCCTACCGCAAAACCGTTGTGGAGCAGGTGGAAGAGCCCAGTGTTGAAATTCTCTTGGAAGAAGCAAGGAAATACAACAAGAGAGCCGAAGTGGGCGGCACTGTGGAAATCCCCATGGAAACCAAAAAATTCGGAAGAATTGCGGCACAGACCGCCAAGCATGTTATCCGGCAGGGCATTCGGGAAGGGGAGCGGGATCAGCTTCTCCATGAATACCAGAGCCGCCAGAACGACATTGTTTCCGCCATCGTTTTGCGCAGCGATGAGCGCCGTGGCAACATTACCCTTGAAATCGGCAAATCCGAGGCCATTCTCCCCAAGAGCGAGCAGGTGCCTACCGAGACCTTCCGGGATGGCGAGCGCATCCGTGTTTATGTGGTGGATGTAGCCTCCGGCGATAAAGGCCCCCGCCTGATGATTTCCCGCACCCATCCGGGGCTGGTTAAGCGCCTTTTTGAAATGCAGGTGCCGGAAATTTACGATGGCACTGTTGAAATCCGAGCCATTGCCCGTGAGGCCGGTTCACGCACCAAAATTGCTGTCTGGTCCAAGGATGAAAACGTGGATGCCGTTGGCGCCTGTATCGGCCCCAAGGGAACCCGTGTTTCGGACATTGTGGATGAGCTGGGCGGCGAAAAAATAGATGTAGTCAAATATTCCGAAGACCCACAGGAGCTGGTGGCTGCGGCCCTTTCGCCTGCTCAGGTAATTGCGGTTGAAATTGAAGATTTGGAACAGCGCAGCTGCAAGGTAACTGTGCCGGATCATCAGCTTTCGCTGGCGATTGGCAACAAGGGTCAAAATGCCCGTCTGGCAGCGCGGCTTACCGGATGGAAAATCGATATTCGCCCGGAAAGCGGCTTTTTCGGGGAAGAATAA
- a CDS encoding YlxR family protein, translated as MKQRKLPVRMCLGCNEHKPKKELVRVVRSPQGEISLDTTGKKPGRGAYICGNSQCLAKAIKARRLERAFSCQIPEEVYGRLEEEMKNSGE; from the coding sequence ATGAAACAGAGAAAGCTGCCTGTGCGCATGTGCCTCGGCTGCAATGAGCACAAGCCTAAAAAAGAGCTGGTGCGGGTGGTGCGCAGCCCACAGGGGGAAATCTCACTGGATACCACAGGGAAAAAGCCGGGGCGGGGCGCCTATATCTGCGGCAATTCCCAATGCCTTGCAAAAGCAATTAAGGCCAGAAGGCTGGAACGTGCCTTTTCCTGCCAGATACCCGAAGAGGTTTATGGGCGATTGGAGGAGGAAATGAAAAACAGTGGAGAATAA
- a CDS encoding 50S ribosomal protein L7 has translation MENNLLLALGLCRKAGKLVMGFDPVVEAMVSGKVKLLITTADLSPKSLKNITYEAQKYGIAPRAASLTMEETKAMLGRRTGILAVLDPGLAGMVEKKLSCENEED, from the coding sequence GTGGAGAATAATTTGCTTCTGGCGCTGGGCCTTTGCCGCAAAGCCGGCAAGCTGGTTATGGGGTTTGATCCTGTGGTGGAGGCTATGGTCTCCGGCAAGGTAAAGCTTCTGATAACCACCGCCGACCTTTCGCCCAAGAGTCTCAAAAACATAACATATGAAGCACAGAAATATGGAATTGCTCCCCGAGCCGCATCCTTGACCATGGAGGAGACAAAGGCGATGCTGGGGAGGCGTACAGGAATTCTGGCTGTGCTGGATCCGGGCTTGGCAGGCATGGTGGAAAAAAAGCTGAGCTGTGAAAATGAGGAGGATTAG
- the infB gene encoding translation initiation factor IF-2 — MMEKYRVHEVAKDLKVPSKDIIDLLGEHFKEPKKHMTALEPVELSVILEHYTNKNSVESFDAFFARANMPKPQAPAKEAPEAPAKEAVEAPKAAPAPEKPQQSAPQQSAPQHNAPHRPQASAGGRPGQNQNRPGQQGNQNRFSGQGQRPAGNQNRPGQQQNRPAAPRPSVPLSSAQPQNAASGDTVKVEKANTARTVDMRQVKVNLDKYNERYEQIAPTNLQKKDTGVKKQKLSQRSAQRGKPFMSRKEQEAQKLRRLEMERQRRQKLEITLPEEISVSDLASRLKIQSAEVIKRLMGLGIMAAAGQIIDYDTAAMIAMEIGAKVEPEVVITIEERLFQEIEDTDENTLTRSPVVVVMGHVDHGKTSLLDAIRDANVTAGEAGGITQHIGAYQVQVEDRSITFLDTPGHSAFTSMRARGAQVTDIAILVVAADDGIKPQTVEAINHAKAAGVPIIVAINKMDKPDANPERVKQGLTEHELVPEEWGGETICVEVSAKQHQNIDSLLEMVLLVADMRDLKANPDRMAKGTVIEARLDKGRGPVATILVQNGTLHNGDVIIAGTAVGRVRTMLNDKGERVEDAGPSTPVEITGLGEVPQAGDAFNAVEDEKLARELVDQRRHEAKEEVFKSYTKVTLDNLFSQISEGEIQELPIIIKADVQGSVEAVKQSLEKLNSDEVRVRVIHGGVGAVSESDVMLANASNAIIVGFNVRPDPAAQENAQRDDVEIRLYRIIYDAIDEIKAAMRGMLAPKTREVDLGRAEVRQVYKISNVGTVAGCYVLSGKITRSAKIRVVRDGIIIADDELDSLRRFKDDVKEVATGYECGMGLKKYGDIKEGDILEAYEIEEYRD; from the coding sequence ATGATGGAGAAGTATCGTGTACACGAGGTTGCCAAGGATTTGAAAGTTCCCAGCAAGGATATTATTGATCTTTTGGGCGAGCACTTTAAGGAGCCTAAAAAACATATGACAGCGCTGGAGCCTGTTGAACTGAGTGTGATCCTTGAGCATTACACCAATAAAAACAGCGTGGAAAGCTTTGATGCCTTTTTTGCCCGGGCCAATATGCCCAAGCCCCAGGCTCCTGCTAAGGAAGCGCCTGAGGCTCCTGCTAAAGAGGCTGTTGAGGCTCCCAAGGCTGCGCCTGCACCGGAAAAACCCCAGCAGAGTGCCCCCCAACAGAGCGCTCCTCAGCACAATGCACCTCATCGGCCGCAGGCTTCTGCCGGCGGCAGACCGGGCCAGAACCAGAATCGGCCCGGTCAGCAGGGCAACCAGAACCGTTTTAGCGGGCAGGGCCAGCGCCCCGCCGGCAACCAGAATCGGCCCGGGCAGCAGCAAAACCGCCCGGCCGCTCCCAGACCGTCGGTACCGCTTTCTTCCGCTCAGCCTCAGAACGCTGCCTCCGGCGATACAGTCAAGGTGGAGAAAGCCAACACCGCCCGCACTGTTGATATGCGTCAGGTCAAGGTGAATCTGGATAAATACAACGAGCGCTATGAGCAGATTGCCCCCACCAACCTTCAGAAAAAGGATACCGGGGTGAAAAAGCAGAAGCTAAGCCAGCGCTCTGCCCAGCGTGGCAAACCCTTCATGTCCCGCAAGGAGCAGGAGGCACAGAAGCTGCGCCGTCTGGAAATGGAGCGTCAGCGCCGCCAGAAGCTGGAAATTACTTTGCCTGAGGAAATCTCGGTCAGCGATTTGGCCTCCCGCCTGAAGATTCAGTCCGCAGAGGTCATCAAGCGCCTCATGGGCCTTGGTATCATGGCCGCTGCCGGCCAGATCATCGATTACGATACTGCCGCCATGATCGCTATGGAAATCGGCGCCAAGGTAGAGCCGGAGGTGGTTATAACCATCGAAGAGCGGCTGTTCCAGGAAATTGAGGATACCGATGAAAACACCCTGACCCGCAGCCCGGTTGTGGTTGTTATGGGCCACGTTGACCACGGTAAAACCTCTCTGCTGGATGCCATCCGGGATGCCAATGTAACGGCAGGCGAAGCCGGCGGCATTACCCAGCACATCGGTGCTTATCAGGTGCAGGTGGAGGATCGCTCCATCACCTTTTTGGATACCCCCGGTCACTCCGCTTTTACTTCCATGCGTGCCAGAGGCGCACAGGTCACCGATATTGCCATTCTGGTGGTGGCAGCCGATGACGGCATCAAGCCCCAGACTGTAGAGGCTATCAACCATGCCAAGGCGGCGGGTGTTCCCATCATCGTGGCTATCAACAAAATGGATAAGCCGGATGCCAACCCCGAGCGGGTAAAGCAGGGCCTCACCGAGCATGAGCTGGTTCCCGAAGAGTGGGGCGGCGAGACCATCTGCGTGGAGGTTTCGGCCAAACAGCACCAGAACATTGATTCTCTGCTGGAGATGGTGCTTCTGGTAGCGGATATGCGTGATCTTAAGGCCAACCCAGACCGTATGGCCAAGGGTACTGTTATTGAGGCTCGTCTGGATAAGGGCCGTGGCCCTGTGGCAACCATTCTGGTGCAGAACGGCACCCTCCACAACGGTGATGTGATTATTGCCGGAACAGCGGTGGGCCGTGTGCGTACCATGCTCAACGATAAGGGCGAGCGTGTTGAGGATGCAGGCCCTTCCACCCCTGTGGAAATCACCGGTTTGGGTGAAGTGCCCCAGGCTGGTGACGCCTTCAATGCGGTTGAGGATGAAAAGCTGGCCCGTGAGCTGGTGGATCAGCGCCGCCATGAGGCCAAGGAAGAAGTCTTTAAATCCTACACCAAGGTCACCTTGGATAACCTGTTCTCCCAGATTTCCGAAGGGGAAATTCAAGAACTGCCCATCATCATTAAGGCTGATGTGCAGGGTTCTGTGGAGGCTGTCAAGCAGTCTCTCGAGAAGCTCAACAGCGATGAAGTCCGGGTTCGGGTCATTCATGGCGGCGTAGGTGCTGTCAGTGAATCCGATGTTATGCTGGCCAATGCTTCCAACGCCATTATCGTTGGCTTTAACGTCCGTCCCGATCCTGCCGCTCAGGAAAATGCCCAGCGGGATGATGTTGAAATCCGCCTTTACCGCATCATTTATGATGCCATTGACGAAATCAAGGCCGCTATGCGTGGAATGCTGGCTCCCAAGACCCGCGAGGTGGATTTGGGCCGTGCCGAGGTTCGTCAGGTCTATAAGATTTCCAATGTGGGCACTGTAGCCGGCTGCTATGTGCTTAGCGGCAAGATTACCCGCTCTGCAAAGATTCGTGTGGTAAGAGACGGCATCATTATAGCGGATGACGAGCTGGATAGCCTGCGCCGCTTTAAGGACGATGTGAAGGAAGTTGCCACCGGCTATGAGTGCGGTATGGGCCTTAAAAAATATGGCGACATCAAGGAAGGCGATATTCTGGAAGCCTACGAAATCGAAGAATATAGAGACTAA
- the rbfA gene encoding 30S ribosome-binding factor RbfA — MASHRTQRTTEDIRRELADIMRSIKDPRVTGLLSIVKVDLSGDYSYCKVLISSMEGLEAAKKAVEGLNSAAGYVRREIGLRIRMRRSPEFQFIADNGIEYSASINKMLGDIL, encoded by the coding sequence ATGGCGTCCCATAGAACACAGCGAACCACCGAGGATATTCGCCGGGAGCTTGCGGATATTATGCGCAGCATCAAGGATCCTCGTGTAACCGGGCTTTTGAGCATTGTCAAGGTGGATTTATCCGGGGATTATTCCTACTGCAAGGTTCTGATCAGCTCCATGGAGGGGTTGGAAGCCGCTAAAAAGGCGGTGGAGGGTCTAAACAGCGCCGCCGGTTATGTGCGCCGTGAAATCGGGCTGCGCATTCGGATGCGCCGTTCCCCCGAATTCCAGTTCATTGCCGATAATGGCATTGAATACAGCGCTTCTATCAATAAAATGCTGGGCGATATTCTCTAA
- the truB gene encoding tRNA pseudouridine(55) synthase TruB yields MSIQLSDVCALLGEQDDIVILAHQKPDGDTLGSAFGLYFAVKSLGKRARVECETFPTRYNVIFGAYEPEPFEPKFVVAVDVADPMLLGLNLRTRYEGAVDLCIDHHRSNNGFAKHTYVDIGSPATAQIMYDVVLGLGAEMTPTIADALFTGISTDTGCFRYDNVTARTHEVAGLLVAAGARHGLINKLMFETKSKGRLQVDILVQSSLEYHFGEMGASVVIPEGVNEAYDVTDEELDGIASFPRKIEGVKVGMTFRQRGTDTYRVSLRTSEDVDASRIAERLGGGGHLQAAGCSVRAPSLEKAKKKVLAAVEEGLIRSGLLPPKEKPLCGILLIDKPAEFTSSDVVAVVRGMLSAKAGHAGTLDPMATGVLPVFVGRATKAVDLIQNQDKGYRATFQLGIATDTQDITGTVLEEKPFSATLVQVEQALEAFKGNIMQTPPMYSSVKIDGQRLYDLARQGKEVAREPRPVTVYEARVTALDEQAGQYQLEVLCSKGTYIRTLIHDLGQDLGCGATLTSLVRTSALGYALEECIPLREAQKLADEKVLDLRLLPVDSAFAGLTRVELSSNQIRIFANGGSLAATDVKLEGKIDCMVTVYSQEDEEFAGLGWVSGGSLKAKLLLDLNLI; encoded by the coding sequence ATGAGCATTCAGTTGAGTGATGTTTGTGCTCTTCTTGGGGAGCAAGACGATATCGTGATTTTGGCACATCAAAAGCCGGATGGAGATACCCTAGGCTCTGCCTTTGGCCTCTATTTTGCTGTTAAAAGCCTTGGCAAGCGGGCCCGTGTGGAATGCGAGACTTTTCCCACGCGGTATAATGTGATTTTTGGGGCCTATGAGCCCGAGCCTTTTGAGCCTAAATTTGTGGTGGCGGTGGATGTGGCCGATCCCATGCTGTTGGGTCTGAATCTGCGCACCCGGTATGAGGGGGCGGTTGACCTTTGCATTGACCATCACCGTTCCAACAATGGCTTTGCCAAGCATACCTATGTGGATATTGGCTCTCCTGCCACCGCTCAGATTATGTATGATGTGGTTCTGGGCCTTGGGGCGGAGATGACCCCTACCATTGCGGATGCACTTTTCACCGGGATCAGCACCGATACAGGCTGCTTCCGGTACGATAATGTTACAGCGCGTACCCATGAGGTGGCGGGCCTGCTGGTTGCGGCCGGTGCACGCCATGGCCTCATAAATAAGCTCATGTTCGAAACCAAATCCAAAGGGCGGCTCCAGGTGGATATTCTGGTGCAAAGCTCCTTGGAATACCACTTCGGCGAGATGGGAGCCAGTGTTGTCATTCCCGAGGGAGTCAACGAAGCCTACGATGTCACCGATGAGGAGCTGGATGGTATTGCCTCTTTCCCCCGGAAGATCGAAGGGGTTAAAGTGGGCATGACCTTCCGCCAACGGGGCACCGACACCTATCGGGTTTCTCTGCGCACCTCCGAGGATGTGGATGCTTCCCGGATTGCCGAGCGTTTGGGCGGCGGCGGCCATTTGCAGGCCGCAGGCTGTTCGGTGCGTGCACCTTCTCTGGAAAAGGCCAAGAAAAAGGTTTTGGCCGCCGTGGAGGAAGGGCTGATTCGCAGCGGGCTGCTGCCCCCTAAAGAAAAACCCTTGTGCGGCATTCTGCTTATTGATAAGCCCGCTGAGTTCACCTCCTCCGATGTGGTGGCGGTGGTGCGGGGCATGCTTTCGGCTAAGGCCGGCCATGCCGGTACTCTTGATCCTATGGCTACGGGGGTTCTGCCTGTATTTGTCGGCCGTGCCACCAAAGCGGTGGATTTGATTCAAAATCAGGATAAGGGCTATCGCGCTACCTTCCAGCTGGGAATCGCCACCGATACACAGGATATTACCGGCACCGTTCTGGAAGAAAAGCCTTTCTCGGCCACTCTGGTGCAGGTGGAGCAAGCCTTGGAGGCATTCAAAGGCAATATTATGCAGACTCCGCCCATGTATTCTTCTGTAAAAATAGATGGACAGCGGCTTTACGACTTAGCCCGCCAAGGCAAAGAAGTGGCTCGTGAGCCAAGACCGGTGACCGTTTATGAAGCTCGGGTAACTGCTTTGGATGAGCAGGCGGGCCAGTATCAGCTGGAGGTTCTGTGCAGCAAGGGCACTTATATTCGCACCCTGATTCATGATCTGGGGCAGGACTTGGGCTGTGGAGCAACACTGACCAGTCTGGTGCGCACCAGTGCCTTGGGCTATGCCTTGGAGGAGTGCATTCCTCTGCGTGAAGCCCAGAAGCTGGCGGATGAAAAAGTGCTTGATCTGCGCCTTCTCCCGGTGGATAGTGCCTTTGCCGGGCTGACCCGTGTGGAGCTTTCCTCCAATCAGATTCGTATTTTTGCCAACGGTGGTTCTCTTGCTGCCACCGATGTGAAGCTGGAGGGGAAAATAGACTGCATGGTCACCGTTTACAGTCAGGAGGATGAGGAGTTTGCGGGTCTGGGCTGGGTATCCGGCGGCAGCCTGAAAGCCAAGCTCCTTTTGGATTTGAATTTGATATGA
- a CDS encoding bifunctional riboflavin kinase/FAD synthetase, with product MKQINSLAEALFSQPTSVALGLFDGVHIGHQQVLLAAAAQKASGLTPVAFTFDIDARLPSKIEREHLLSPAMRGRLMAGMGIEYMICPPFEQVKNFSPEEFVEEILHRTLGAKVVCCGYNYHFGKKAGGSAQDLVRLCGALGIKVVVVEPVRIGGQLVSSTMIRGAVAAGEMEQAAAMLGRPFGLDFRVVRGRQLGRTLGFPTINQPFPAGFCLPRFGVYASRTHLEGRILPSVTNVGVKPTVGSDQILAETYVVGFEGDLYDQNIFVELVGFIRPEQRFASLEELTRQMRQDTELACQIFQRP from the coding sequence ATGAAACAAATAAATTCCTTGGCCGAGGCCTTGTTCTCTCAGCCGACCTCTGTGGCCTTGGGCCTCTTTGATGGGGTACATATTGGTCACCAGCAGGTTTTGTTGGCGGCAGCTGCGCAAAAGGCAAGCGGCCTGACCCCAGTGGCTTTTACCTTTGATATTGATGCAAGACTTCCCTCAAAAATTGAGCGGGAGCATCTGCTTTCTCCCGCTATGCGGGGGCGGCTTATGGCCGGAATGGGCATTGAGTATATGATATGTCCCCCTTTTGAGCAAGTGAAGAATTTCTCCCCTGAGGAGTTTGTGGAGGAAATACTCCACCGCACTCTGGGCGCCAAGGTGGTTTGCTGCGGCTATAACTATCACTTCGGCAAAAAGGCCGGAGGCAGTGCACAGGATTTGGTGCGCCTGTGCGGGGCCCTGGGCATTAAGGTTGTTGTGGTGGAGCCGGTGCGCATTGGCGGCCAGCTGGTTAGCTCCACTATGATTCGTGGTGCGGTTGCCGCTGGTGAGATGGAGCAGGCGGCGGCGATGCTGGGCCGCCCCTTTGGCCTCGATTTTAGGGTGGTCAGAGGCCGCCAGCTGGGGCGCACGCTGGGCTTCCCCACCATCAATCAGCCTTTTCCCGCTGGTTTTTGCCTGCCCCGCTTTGGGGTATATGCCAGCCGAACCCACTTGGAGGGGCGTATTCTGCCCTCGGTGACCAATGTGGGGGTTAAGCCTACGGTGGGCAGTGATCAAATACTGGCTGAAACCTATGTGGTAGGCTTTGAAGGCGATTTATACGATCAAAATATTTTTGTGGAACTGGTTGGTTTTATTCGGCCGGAACAGCGCTTTGCTTCCTTGGAGGAGCTGACCCGGCAGATGCGGCAGGATACCGAACTGGCCTGCCAAATATTTCAGCGGCCCTGA
- a CDS encoding Lrp/AsnC family transcriptional regulator: MYELLKLLEKNARLSLEELAAMLGRTEAQVAQAMDDYEKAGILRGYTSVVDWEKTERDIVTARIEVQVTPKKDRGFDELAETISQYKEVQSLYLMSGGYDLALTLVGRSFKEIASFVAYRLAPLDGVQSTATHFVLRKYKEKNIILLDTPKDERGVML, encoded by the coding sequence ATGTACGAATTACTGAAGCTGTTGGAAAAAAATGCTCGTCTTTCTCTTGAGGAACTGGCCGCCATGTTGGGCCGCACAGAGGCGCAGGTGGCACAGGCAATGGATGATTACGAAAAAGCCGGTATTCTCAGAGGCTATACTTCCGTTGTGGATTGGGAAAAAACCGAGCGGGATATCGTGACTGCACGCATCGAAGTGCAGGTAACGCCCAAAAAAGACAGAGGGTTTGATGAGCTGGCCGAAACCATTTCTCAGTATAAAGAAGTGCAGTCTCTCTATTTGATGAGCGGCGGCTATGATCTGGCCCTGACACTTGTCGGCAGAAGCTTTAAAGAAATTGCATCCTTTGTGGCTTACCGTCTGGCTCCGCTGGATGGGGTGCAGTCCACCGCCACCCATTTTGTGCTGCGCAAATACAAGGAGAAAAACATTATACTGCTGGATACACCCAAGGATGAGAGAGGAGTTATGCTGTAA
- a CDS encoding aminotransferase class I/II-fold pyridoxal phosphate-dependent enzyme: MDYSQLLSHKARELKPSGIRKFFSVASEMENVISLGVGEPDFKTPWVIRKAGTDSLNAGRTFYTANCGLKELQGEITRYLQRRFDMEYDPTDVLVTVGGSEAIDICIRAFVNPGDEVLIPEPCFVAYAPIAELSGGVAVPIVTKEEDSFRLTPEALRAAITPKSKLLIFPFPNNPTGGVMEKEHLEAIAEVLRDTNIMVLSDEIYAELTYSGRHVSISTLPGMRERTVVVNGFSKAYAMTGWRLGYAVGPTPVMQTLTKIHQYAIMCAPTTSQYAAIVALRDCDEEIEAMAREYNMRRRFMVQGLNKIGLHCFEPQGAFYVFPSIQNTGMTSQEFCEKLLYSKRVAVVPGDAFGQCGEGFVRISYSYSTDHLKEALKRIEAFITE; this comes from the coding sequence ATGGATTATTCCCAGCTTCTCTCTCATAAGGCCCGAGAACTTAAACCCTCGGGCATACGCAAATTTTTCAGCGTAGCCAGCGAAATGGAAAATGTCATTTCACTGGGAGTGGGAGAGCCGGATTTTAAAACCCCTTGGGTTATTCGCAAAGCCGGTACGGATTCTCTCAACGCCGGGCGCACCTTCTATACCGCCAATTGCGGCCTCAAGGAGCTGCAAGGGGAAATCACCCGTTATTTGCAGCGGCGCTTTGATATGGAATATGATCCCACCGATGTATTGGTGACGGTGGGTGGTTCCGAAGCCATTGACATCTGCATTCGTGCTTTTGTCAACCCCGGCGATGAGGTGCTGATTCCCGAGCCTTGCTTTGTGGCCTATGCGCCCATTGCAGAGCTTTCGGGCGGTGTGGCTGTTCCCATTGTAACCAAAGAAGAGGATAGCTTTCGCCTGACTCCAGAAGCTTTGCGGGCGGCCATTACCCCCAAGAGCAAGCTACTGATTTTCCCTTTTCCCAATAACCCCACCGGCGGCGTTATGGAAAAGGAGCATTTGGAGGCCATTGCCGAGGTGCTTCGGGATACCAACATCATGGTGCTTTCGGATGAAATATACGCCGAGCTGACCTACAGCGGGCGGCATGTTTCCATTTCCACTCTGCCGGGCATGCGGGAGCGGACTGTAGTAGTCAACGGCTTTTCTAAGGCCTATGCCATGACCGGTTGGCGGCTGGGCTATGCAGTTGGCCCCACTCCGGTTATGCAGACACTGACCAAGATTCACCAGTATGCCATCATGTGCGCCCCCACTACAAGCCAGTATGCGGCCATTGTGGCCCTGCGGGACTGCGATGAGGAAATCGAGGCCATGGCTCGGGAATACAATATGCGCCGCCGATTTATGGTGCAGGGGCTGAACAAAATCGGCCTGCACTGCTTTGAGCCACAGGGGGCCTTTTATGTGTTCCCCTCCATCCAAAACACCGGCATGACCAGCCAGGAGTTCTGCGAAAAGCTCCTTTACAGCAAGCGGGTGGCTGTGGTGCCCGGCGATGCCTTTGGCCAGTGCGGCGAGGGCTTTGTGCGTATTTCTTATTCCTATTCCACCGACCACCTCAAGGAAGCGCTAAAGCGCATCGAGGCTTTCATCACAGAATAA